The proteins below come from a single Triticum aestivum cultivar Chinese Spring chromosome 5D, IWGSC CS RefSeq v2.1, whole genome shotgun sequence genomic window:
- the LOC123122460 gene encoding protein NO VEIN-like, whose amino-acid sequence MAAARAHVERLRRERYYIGRGGQNPLAENMHQAENYLSQELYSKDVHFLMELVQNAEDNEYPDGVAPSLEFLVTSTDITGSGASSTLLIFNNEKGFSPSNIQSICGVGKSTKKETGTRVTLERKVNLCSS is encoded by the exons atggcggctgCACGGGCGCACGTGGAGAGGCTCCGGCGGGAGCGGTACTACATCGGGCGCGGCGGGCAGAACCCGCTGGCGGAGAACATGCACCAGGCGGAGAACTACCTGAGCCAGGAGCTCTACTCCAAGGACGTCCACTTCCTCATGGAGCTCGTCCAG AACGCTGAAGACAATGAGTACCCTGATGGAGTAGCACCGTCATTGGAGTTTCTAGTAACATCAACTGACATCACTGGATCTGGTGCATCGTCAACTTTACTCATTTTCAACAACGAGAAGGGCTTCTCTCCATCGAATATTCAGTCTATTTGTGGCGTGGGCAAATCAACGAAAAAGGAAACAGGGACAAGGGTTACATTGGAGAGAAAGGTGAATCTTTGCAGCTCATGA
- the LOC123122459 gene encoding uncharacterized protein: MIDQQFYQYKMNAYREELKVIGVRFEFGEASAYIGRQLMSMAASNMLTRQHVYELLRLIRFLQQKVLSPSELVNSVKDGRWMKSILGYMSPSCCIIYDSDWAVASCISTQPFLDVGFYGESILDYKQELKLLGVQVGFENSENTCKLIIDNFKFSSSSITSDATALILKCIRYASPCDDFLRKLRDLKWLKTNVGFCAPSESFLLDPEWECLVKVFNGVPVVDSGFYGSKISPYKEELKKTGLIAGFDQASKAIANIFKQMVLNSSLTKASVLALLACYRKLRTHDPIPVDLFNCMRSEKWLCTSLGFRLPSEAILFDEGWQSLSPIASLPFINDGDSNGGLGKEMHGYKAELKDLGVTTEVKAHGARPTVTGLNICDNPVDIPATRFVINGLNIPADPAAISAATVLSLLGCVKSWLACAATFPKEFMEEITSCKWLKTTLGYQSPDGCILFDPKQSSICITDGPFIDESFYGSEIASFKDALAAIGVTVDVRCGHGLFAQHLRSHKEIATISRIYLYLKECSWEPEKKNKEGTGWIWIPNERGSGEWVSPLICVLHDQNNLFSQQLHVLGRYYDDRKLLHFFSSAFGVRHGPGAEDHCKLWSAWESSGSEISVTNCSAFWQFIARN; encoded by the coding sequence ATGATCGATCAACAGTTCTATCAATACAAAATGAATGCATATAGGGAGGAACTCAAGGTGATCGGGGTAAGATTTGAATTTGGGGAGGCATCAGCTTACATCGGCAGACAGCTCATGTCGATGGCTGCAAGCAATATGCTGACTAGACAGCATGTATATGAGCTGCTTCGGCTGATTCGGTTTCTTCAACAGAAGGTTCTGTCACCAAGTGAACTAGTCAACAGCGTGAAAGATGGACGATGGATGAAGAGTATTCTAGGCTACATGTCTCCTTCTTGCTGTATCATATATGATTCAGACTGGGCAGTTGCATCTTGTATCAGTACCCAGCCATTCCTTGATGTTGGATTCTATGGCGAGTCCATCCTTGACTACAAACAAGAGCTGAAGTTGCTTGGTGTTCAAGTTGGGTTTGAAAACAGTGAAAATACTTGCAAGCTTATAATTGATAATTTCAAGTTCAGTTCTTCATCTATCACTTCTGATGCTACTGCACTAATCCTCAAGTGTATCCGGTATGCTAGcccatgtgatgatttcttgaggaaGCTCAGAGATTTGAAATGGTTGAAGACCAATGTGGGATTCTGTGCTCCTAGTGAATCTTTTCTTCTAGATCCAGAATGGGAGTGCCTGGTAAAGGTGTTCAACGGAGTTCCTGTAGTTGATTCTGGATTTTATGGCAGTAAGATCAGCCCGTACAAAGAAGAGTTGAAGAAGACAGGGTTGATTGCAGGATTTGACCAGGCATCGAAGGCTATAGCAAATATTTTCAAGCAGATGGTCCTGAACTCATCGCTTACAAAGGCAAGTGTCCTGGCTCTTCTAGCTTGTTATCGGAAGCTGAGAACACACGACCCAATTCCTGTTGATCTTTTCAACTGCATGCGGAGTGAGAAATGGCTGTGCACATCACTGGGATTCAGGTTACCGTCGGAGGCAATCTTATTTGATGAAGGTTGGCAGTCTCTGTCGCCAATAGCAAGCTTACCCTTCATCAATGATGGTGACTCTAATGGTGGTTTAGGCAAAGAGATGCATGGTTACAAAGCTGAGCTGAAAGATTTAGGTGTCACAACAGAAGTGAAAGCTCATGGTGCTAGGCCTACCGTCACTGGTCTCAACATTTGTGATAACCCTGTAGACATTCCtgcaactaggtttgtcatcaatggTCTCAACATTCCTGCAGACCCTGCAGCCATATCTGCCGCTACCGTGTTGTCATTGCTTGGGTGTGTCAAGAGCTGGCTGGCCTGTGCAGCAACATTTCCCAAGGAATTTATGGAGGAAATCACTAGCTGCAAGTGGTTGAAGACAACACTTGGATACCAATCTCCTGATGGATGCATACTCTTTGATCCCAAGCAGTCTTCCATATGCATAACAGATGGCCCTTTCATCGATGAATCTTTCTATGGTTCAGAGATCGCCTCATTCAAGGATGCACTGGCGGCAATCGGAGTAACTGTGGATGTTCGATGTGGGCATGGCCTTTTTGCTCAGCATCTGAGGAGCCACAAAGAAATTGCTACCATTTCCAGGATCTACTTGTACCTCAAGGAGTGCAGCTGGGAGCCTGAGAAGAAGAACAAAGAGGGCACTGGCTGGATTTGGATACCAAATGAAAGGGGAAGTGGAGAATGGGTGAGCCCGCTGATCTGTGTTCTTCACGATCAGAACAACCTCTTCAGCCAGCAGCTGCATGTGTTGGGCAGATACTATGATGACAGGAAGCTGCTCCACTTCTTTTCATCTGCTTTCGGCGTGAGGCATGGCCCTGGTGCCGAAGACCATTGCAAGCTCTGGAGCGCATGGGAGAGCTCTGGCAGTGAGATATCCGTAACCAATTGCTCTGCTTTCTGGCAGTTCATTGCAAGGAACTAG